A genome region from Megalobrama amblycephala isolate DHTTF-2021 linkage group LG16, ASM1881202v1, whole genome shotgun sequence includes the following:
- the LOC125248973 gene encoding whey acidic protein-like isoform X2 — protein MTARLCCSMIVLLCSSVCRSVRVPEERVREIEPVELVPPLPAKPGVCPKNYLEVATSRTCRESCAHDSDCPNTEKCCSNGCGQQCMPPYTGKPGVCPSKKHGEVGLCVEMCSDDSGCPNDEKCCSNGCGHQCMPPYKAKPGVCRSKILERGVCAEMCVDDSDCLNDEKCCSNGCGHQCMPPYTEKPKPGVCPNKLGVGACVESCSYDSDCLKDEKCCRNGCGGHQCTAPYTGMLY, from the exons ATGACTGCTCGACTGTGCTGCTCGATGATTGTTTTATTGTGTTCCTCTGTATGCAGGAGCGTAAGAGTCCCCGAAGAACGAGTCAGAG aaATCGAACCCGTTGAATTGGTTCCACCGTTACCAG CAAAGCCAGGAGTGTGTCCTAAAAACTACCTTGAAGTAGCAACGTCTAGAACGTGTAGAGAGTCATGTGCCCATGACAGTGACTGTCCGAACACTGAGAAATGCTGCAGCAATGGATGTGGACAGCAGTGTATGCCTCCATATACag GAAAGCCAGGAGTGTGTCCAAGCAAAAAACATGGAGAAGTGGGATTGTGTGTCGAGATGTGTTCTGATGATAGTGGCTGTCCGAATGATGAGAAATGCTGCAGCAATGGATGTGGACATCAGTGCATGCCtccatataaag CAAAGCCAGGAGTGTGTCGAAGCAAAATCCTTGAACGAGGAGTGTGTGCTGAGATGTGTGTTGATGACAGTGACTGTCTGAACGATGAGAAATGCTGCAGCAATGGATGTGGACATCAGTGTATGCCTCCGTATACAG AGAAACCAAAGCCCGGAGTGTGTCCAAACAAACTTGGAGTAGGAGCGTGTGTGGAGTCGTGTTCCTATGACAGCGACTGTCTGAAAGATGAGAAATGCTGCAGAAATGGATGTGGTGGACATCAGTGTACAGCTCCATATACAGGTATGTTATACTGA
- the LOC125248973 gene encoding WAP four-disulfide core domain protein 3-like isoform X1 translates to MTARLCCSMIVLLCSSVCRSVRVPEERVREIEPVELVPPLPAKPGVCPKNYLEVATSRTCRESCAHDSDCPNTEKCCSNGCGQQCMPPYTGKPGVCPSKKHGEVGLCVEMCSDDSGCPNDEKCCSNGCGHQCMPPYKEQPKPGVCPSKTLGQKVCAESCVKDGDCPNDEKCCSNGCGHQCMPPYKAKPGVCRSKILERGVCAEMCVDDSDCLNDEKCCSNGCGHQCMPPYTEKPKPGVCPNKLGVGACVESCSYDSDCLKDEKCCRNGCGGHQCTAPYTGMLY, encoded by the exons ATGACTGCTCGACTGTGCTGCTCGATGATTGTTTTATTGTGTTCCTCTGTATGCAGGAGCGTAAGAGTCCCCGAAGAACGAGTCAGAG aaATCGAACCCGTTGAATTGGTTCCACCGTTACCAG CAAAGCCAGGAGTGTGTCCTAAAAACTACCTTGAAGTAGCAACGTCTAGAACGTGTAGAGAGTCATGTGCCCATGACAGTGACTGTCCGAACACTGAGAAATGCTGCAGCAATGGATGTGGACAGCAGTGTATGCCTCCATATACag GAAAGCCAGGAGTGTGTCCAAGCAAAAAACATGGAGAAGTGGGATTGTGTGTCGAGATGTGTTCTGATGATAGTGGCTGTCCGAATGATGAGAAATGCTGCAGCAATGGATGTGGACATCAGTGCATGCCtccatataaag AGCAACCAAAGCCAGGAGTGTGTCCAAGCAAAACCCTGGGACAAAAAGTGTGTGCAGAGTCATGTGTGAAGGACGGTGACTGTCCGAATGATGAGAAATGCTGCAGCAATGGATGTGGTCATCAGTGTATGCCTCCATATAAAG CAAAGCCAGGAGTGTGTCGAAGCAAAATCCTTGAACGAGGAGTGTGTGCTGAGATGTGTGTTGATGACAGTGACTGTCTGAACGATGAGAAATGCTGCAGCAATGGATGTGGACATCAGTGTATGCCTCCGTATACAG AGAAACCAAAGCCCGGAGTGTGTCCAAACAAACTTGGAGTAGGAGCGTGTGTGGAGTCGTGTTCCTATGACAGCGACTGTCTGAAAGATGAGAAATGCTGCAGAAATGGATGTGGTGGACATCAGTGTACAGCTCCATATACAGGTATGTTATACTGA